The Paraburkholderia megapolitana genomic sequence ACGAGTTCGATGTCGTTAGCCTCGCACGCGAGACGCAACTCTTCGACCTTGCCGCTGCCGACAAACATCCTGGCATCGGGACTCGAACGGCGTCCGGTGAGGGTAACGGCGGGATGAGCGCCCGCGCTTTGCGCGAGCAGGCTGAGTTCTTCGAGACTGGCTACGAAATCGATCTTTCCGAAGTCGACGCCGACAAGCGCTGCATTGATCAAATTGGTGGTGGTCAAAATGAGGCGGCCGGTCAGGATCGCCAGTGGGCGACGCGGACCGGCCGCGATGAGAAATTAGGACGCTGTTTCGGAATCAGGGTGGAAATTCACCGGACGGGCAGGCACAACAGTCGAAATAGCGTGCTTGTACACCATCTGGGTCACCGTATTCCGGAGCAACACGACGTACTGGTCGAACGATTCGATGTTCCCTTGAAGCTTGATGCCGTTGACCAGGTAGATCGACACCGGCACGTGCTCTTTACGCAGTGCGTTCAAAAACGGGTCTTGTAACAATTGCCCTTTGTTGCTCATAGCAAACTCCGTATTTTTTTGCAGGTTGACTAAATTGTCGGCGAAGAAAAAGAGATCCGCCGTCAATCGCTACACTATAGCCGATTTTCATTTTCGCGCGCTGGCCTGGCCATGTGGCCAAACCCAGCATGCAAGCGGGTTTCGGCGCGGCTGCAGGCGTGGATTTCAGCCCTTGTCCGCGTAGGGGTTCGTCGACGAACGAAACTCTATCCGCAATGGAGTCCCCGCCAGCCCGAAAGTTTCCCGGAAGCGTTTTTCAAGGTAACGCTTGTAGGTGTCCGTGATCGCGTCGAGCGCGTTGCCGTGAATCACGATGAGCGGCGGGTTCTGGCCGCCCTGGTGCGCATAGCGCAGCTTGGGTCGCACCGGGCCGCGACGGCGCGGCTGCTGGAATTCGACGGCATCGATCAGTGCACGGGTCAGCTTCGGCGTCGGCAGCTTGGCCATCGCAGCCGCGTACGCATCGTCGACGGAACGCATCAATGCACCGATACCGGTATTTTCCGACGCTGAAATAAAGTGAAATTTCGCGAACTCGAGAAATTTTAGCTTGCGCTCTAAATCCGATTTCGTACGCTCGCGCACATGCGGATCGAGGCCGTCCCACTTGTTCACGCCGACCACAAGCGCACGCCCCTGTTCGACGACGAACCCTGCGATGTGCGCATCCTGATCCGATATGTCCTGCCGCGCATCGAGCATCAGGATCACGACGTTTGCATCGGAGATCGACTGCAGCGTCTTCACCACCGAGAATTTCTCGATCGCTTCGAACACCTTGCCGCGACGACGCAGCCCTGCGGTGTCGATCAACGTGTACTTCTTGCCCTGCCGTTCGAAGTCGATGTAGATCGAATCGCGCGTCGTGCCGGGCATGTCGAACGCGATCACACGTTCTTCACCGAGCAGCGTATTCACGAGCGTCGACTTGCCGACGTTCGGCCGCCCGACAATCGCGATCTTGACGCCGCGCGCTTCCTTTTCTTCTTCGCTTTCTTCCGGCTGACCCGCATACGCGACTTCGAGCGCATCGCCGATCATCTCGCTCACACCGTCGCCGTGCGCGGAGGAAATTGCACGCGGGTCGCCGAGGCCGAGTTCGTAGAAGTCGGCGGCGACCGCGCTGTACTTCATACCCTCGGCTTTGTTCACGACGAGGAAGATCGGCCGGCCGGTCTTGCGCAGATAGTCGGCAATCGTCTTGTCCTGCGGAGCCAGCCCGTTGCGACCGTCGACGATGAACACGACGATGTCCGATTCCGCGACTGCCTGGCGCGTCTGCCGCGCCATTTCATGCAGGATGCCGTCCTTCGCGACGGGCTCGAAGCCACCGGTATCGACGACCAGGTACGGCCGTTCGCCGACCCGCCCTTCGCCATAGTGGCGATCGCGTGTCAGCCCCGGCAGGTCGGCGACAAGAGCGTCGCGCGAGCGTGTCAGGCGGTTGAACAGCGTGGATTTCCCCACATTGGGGCGCCCGACGAGGGCAATTACGGGTTTCATCTGATGTTGTTCACGGTGAAGCGCGGCGCACGGAAACACGGTGTGCCGCATGGCGACGCCAGGCGGCCGGTTCGCGGCAGCGCTTGACGAAAATTATCACGAATCCGGCCGGGGCCGGACGCACAGGCAACCTGCGTATCCAGACGGTCCAGGGACCAGGTTGCGTCGATACACGGGCCAGGGCCCGGCCGACGCGTCAGGCTTTCGTGCCGGCGCCGGACCTTGTTGCAGTTCCGGCGATCGTGGGTTCTGCGATGCCTGCCGGACCACACTTCATACAACGCCCATGCAACGGCGCAGTTCAGTGCTGGTTCGACCGGCTTGTTCGGGTGGCACGCAAGGCCACCTGGGAATTGTCGTGCAGCGATAAAACGCAGACGGCCGGCAACACAGCCGGCCTGCACGTCGCACGGGAGTCGTCGCGATCAGTATCGATCAGCGCGGACGGAACCCGTACAGGTCGCCGTCGTGCGTCTGCACGACGAGCGTATCGCCGGCCAGCACCGGTGGGGCAGTAATCGCGCTGCCATCGGTTTTCATACGCGCGATGAACGTACCATCGTCGCGCGACAGGAAGTGCACAAAGCCCTGGTAGTCGCCGACCACGACGGCACGACCCAGCAGATACGGAATGCTGACCTCGCGGTTCTTCAGCTTGTCGGTATGCCAGAGCGCGTTGCCGTTCGACGCATCGAACGCCCAGACGACCGACCAGTCATCGCCGCCGACCACCGCGCGTTCATCCTGAGCGACCCCACTCGTGCTCGAGAACGGTTTCTCCCACACCGGGCGCCCCGAGTTCGCATCGAAGCAGCCGAGCTGCCCTTGGAACGTCACGGCGCAGGTCTGTGCTCCTACGAGCGTAGGCGCGCCGGTCACGTCGTTGATCCGCTCGACTTCGGTCACGCCCTTCGGATACGACACCGGCGTCTGCCAGAACGCGTCGCCGCTTTGCAGGTTGATCGCAGCGAACGATCCACCCGGGAAGCCTGCCAGCACGCCGACATCGGCAGCGAACGTCATCCCCGACGAGACGCGCAGATTGAGCGGCACCGCGCGGTTACGATAGATCCACTTCTGCTCGCCGGTCTCCGCGTTGAACGCAGCGATCTGACCGTCGATCGTACGCACCACCACATAGCCGTTGCCGACGAGCGGCGGCGAAATGATCTCGCCCTGCACGGTCGATTTCCACAGCAGCTTGCCGTCCGGTCCGAGCACGTAGACACCGCCCTTCAGCGCGCCTACCGCGGTCAGCGTACCGTCGCTGCCTACCCCGGCCGACAGATCGGCGCCGACCTTCGTGCGCCAGATGTCCTTGCCGGTCTTCGCGTCGATCTTCGCTACCGACCCATTCGTGCCTGCCGCATAGATCGAGTCGCCTACCGCAACCGGCGAGAACAGGTAACGTCCAGCCTTGCCGACGCTCGACTTCCACGCGAGCTGCACATCGA encodes the following:
- the bamB gene encoding outer membrane protein assembly factor BamB: MNLLKRYVVPVACAMTVLTMAACSSTKDERREPTPLTEFKSVLDVQLAWKSSVGKAGRYLFSPVAVGDSIYAAGTNGSVAKIDAKTGKDIWRTKVGADLSAGVGSDGTLTAVGALKGGVYVLGPDGKLLWKSTVQGEIISPPLVGNGYVVVRTIDGQIAAFNAETGEQKWIYRNRAVPLNLRVSSGMTFAADVGVLAGFPGGSFAAINLQSGDAFWQTPVSYPKGVTEVERINDVTGAPTLVGAQTCAVTFQGQLGCFDANSGRPVWEKPFSSTSGVAQDERAVVGGDDWSVVWAFDASNGNALWHTDKLKNREVSIPYLLGRAVVVGDYQGFVHFLSRDDGTFIARMKTDGSAITAPPVLAGDTLVVQTHDGDLYGFRPR
- the der gene encoding ribosome biogenesis GTPase Der, producing MKPVIALVGRPNVGKSTLFNRLTRSRDALVADLPGLTRDRHYGEGRVGERPYLVVDTGGFEPVAKDGILHEMARQTRQAVAESDIVVFIVDGRNGLAPQDKTIADYLRKTGRPIFLVVNKAEGMKYSAVAADFYELGLGDPRAISSAHGDGVSEMIGDALEVAYAGQPEESEEEKEARGVKIAIVGRPNVGKSTLVNTLLGEERVIAFDMPGTTRDSIYIDFERQGKKYTLIDTAGLRRRGKVFEAIEKFSVVKTLQSISDANVVILMLDARQDISDQDAHIAGFVVEQGRALVVGVNKWDGLDPHVRERTKSDLERKLKFLEFAKFHFISASENTGIGALMRSVDDAYAAAMAKLPTPKLTRALIDAVEFQQPRRRGPVRPKLRYAHQGGQNPPLIVIHGNALDAITDTYKRYLEKRFRETFGLAGTPLRIEFRSSTNPYADKG
- the hfq gene encoding RNA chaperone Hfq, which gives rise to MSNKGQLLQDPFLNALRKEHVPVSIYLVNGIKLQGNIESFDQYVVLLRNTVTQMVYKHAISTVVPARPVNFHPDSETAS